One Bdellovibrio bacteriovorus str. Tiberius DNA segment encodes these proteins:
- a CDS encoding MarC family protein has product MEGTYVLGASQLFTVFFIMLGPFQVIQPFAKATKDMSQPQVVSLATKTTLLVIPILIVLGLSGRVLMENWQIPRAVLELTAGLIFAYVAFSIVLVGKQKAEPKSEQAQDPVPVTPLGVAMKMVVSAHGLATLIVLLAVSQDHQRTLLIFGVLIAVMILNLLAMIYKKIFLGKTGVVAMQVFGVVLGVMQAGMALAIIHISLMELHKGFL; this is encoded by the coding sequence ATGGAAGGCACTTATGTTTTAGGGGCAAGTCAGCTCTTCACTGTTTTCTTTATCATGCTGGGGCCTTTTCAGGTGATCCAGCCCTTTGCCAAAGCGACCAAGGACATGTCCCAGCCGCAGGTGGTTTCGCTGGCTACGAAAACCACCTTACTGGTGATACCGATTTTAATAGTGCTGGGGCTATCAGGCCGAGTTCTGATGGAAAACTGGCAGATCCCCCGTGCCGTTTTAGAGCTGACGGCCGGATTGATCTTTGCCTATGTGGCTTTTTCCATTGTCCTGGTGGGAAAGCAAAAAGCAGAACCCAAGTCTGAACAAGCCCAGGATCCCGTACCGGTCACGCCGTTGGGAGTGGCTATGAAAATGGTGGTCAGCGCCCATGGACTGGCAACGTTGATTGTGCTGCTGGCGGTAAGTCAGGATCACCAGCGAACGCTCTTGATTTTCGGTGTCCTGATTGCGGTGATGATTTTGAATTTACTGGCGATGATCTATAAGAAAATATTCTTGGGTAAGACGGGTGTCGTGGCCATGCAGGTCTTTGGCGTCGTTTTGGGCGTGATGCAGGCGGGGATGGCGCTGGCGATCATTCACATCAGCCTGATGGAGCTGCATAAAGGGTTTCTTTAG
- a CDS encoding DUF1622 domain-containing protein: protein MEEAVRQWTEVISICLEFFAALLIAVGALEGLFRLAKFSIFGQRGLGIRKDIWLGFARWIVLGLEFMLAADIVSTIVSPSWDAIGMLAAIALIRTFLSYFLERDLEAASRKELGDGA from the coding sequence ATGGAAGAAGCCGTCCGGCAATGGACTGAAGTCATTTCAATTTGTCTTGAGTTCTTTGCGGCTTTGTTGATTGCCGTGGGCGCATTGGAAGGTCTTTTCAGGCTGGCCAAGTTTTCCATTTTTGGTCAAAGAGGTCTGGGCATCAGAAAGGACATCTGGCTGGGGTTTGCGCGGTGGATTGTTCTGGGGCTGGAATTCATGCTGGCGGCAGACATCGTATCAACCATTGTTTCGCCGTCGTGGGATGCGATCGGCATGCTCGCCGCTATTGCGTTGATCCGGACTTTCTTAAGTTATTTCCTGGAAAGAGATCTGGAGGCCGCCTCCAGAAAGGAGTTGGGCGATGGAGCCTGA
- a CDS encoding TauD/TfdA dioxygenase family protein, translating into MNFKATYMKPFGVIVEPLVQGTSVRDLDLKSLHDFFLQEQIVVLRGFSTFRDSADFAKYCELWGEISIWPFGKVLELIEQDNPQDHIFDHRYVPMHWDGMYRPQVPEYQIFHCVKAPLPGHGGRTTFSNTVLALKNATPQLKDLWSKVTGIYQRKMEFYNSKTVSPIITKHPQRDFSVIRYNEPPCEGKEFVNPPDLEFAGVAGGKMKEFHQGLQDALYSPENFYAHEWQDGDVVITDNFSLLHGREGFTSKSPRHLQRVQVQSSPPFNNPGLESYK; encoded by the coding sequence GTGAATTTTAAAGCAACTTATATGAAGCCCTTTGGCGTTATTGTTGAACCCTTGGTTCAAGGCACCAGTGTCAGGGATCTGGATTTGAAGTCCTTGCACGACTTTTTCCTGCAGGAACAAATCGTGGTGCTAAGAGGATTTTCCACCTTCAGGGATTCTGCGGATTTTGCTAAGTATTGTGAGCTTTGGGGCGAAATCAGCATCTGGCCTTTTGGAAAAGTGCTGGAGCTGATCGAGCAGGACAATCCTCAGGATCATATATTTGATCACCGCTATGTTCCGATGCATTGGGACGGAATGTATCGTCCTCAGGTTCCGGAATATCAGATCTTTCATTGTGTAAAAGCACCACTGCCGGGGCATGGCGGGCGAACCACTTTTTCAAATACCGTGCTGGCCCTTAAAAATGCGACGCCCCAGCTGAAAGATCTTTGGAGCAAAGTCACAGGGATCTATCAAAGAAAGATGGAGTTTTACAACAGTAAGACCGTGTCGCCGATTATCACGAAGCACCCGCAACGAGATTTTTCTGTAATTCGTTACAATGAGCCTCCTTGTGAAGGTAAAGAATTTGTTAATCCTCCGGATCTGGAGTTCGCTGGTGTCGCGGGCGGAAAAATGAAGGAATTCCATCAGGGGTTGCAAGACGCCCTTTACTCGCCCGAAAATTTCTATGCGCACGAATGGCAGGACGGGGATGTGGTGATTACGGATAATTTCTCTTTGCTGCATGGACGGGAAGGTTTTACTTCAAAATCGCCACGTCATCTGCAGCGTGTGCAGGTGCAAAGCAGTCCGCCCTTTAACAACCCCGGTCTGGAGTCTTACAAATGA
- a CDS encoding L-tyrosine/L-tryptophan isonitrile synthase family protein codes for MKPAALELISIQSHSLESFDLKRSPAADTAMETARRMLAEVMNYRRVPGAHDRCDNSECQACASVHLPKIISAVRNNMPVTFVLPAFPGKSPNPEKVLGPLPDYAEQLALEFLGRLGQRIKKYYSPGIKIILCSDGRVFSDLVGMKESNVTAYQSELSVLKDKLSLADIETFNLDDFYGELSFNQMRDELMKRYGSSLDFLKHKVRNGAGDQATADEQDAHRMYCGITRFLFEDSLHSGQTKSRSAIQKESRLKSYEVIRRSNAWSDLIAERFPEAVRLSIHPQTCGAAKLGIRLVGNESWMTPWHGVAVETKNGPVLLKRSEAEALGAELIYSSDGRPSHYKMGGVL; via the coding sequence ATGAAGCCTGCAGCCCTTGAACTAATTTCAATACAGAGTCATTCCCTTGAAAGTTTTGATCTAAAAAGGTCCCCCGCTGCCGACACAGCCATGGAAACGGCCCGAAGAATGTTGGCCGAGGTCATGAACTATCGCCGTGTCCCGGGGGCTCATGACCGGTGCGACAATTCCGAATGCCAGGCTTGCGCCTCTGTTCACCTGCCCAAGATCATTTCGGCCGTTCGCAACAATATGCCTGTCACCTTTGTACTTCCGGCTTTTCCCGGTAAATCTCCGAATCCGGAAAAGGTTCTGGGGCCTTTGCCAGACTATGCAGAACAGCTGGCGCTGGAATTCCTGGGCCGCCTGGGTCAGAGGATTAAAAAGTACTACTCTCCGGGGATTAAAATCATCCTGTGCTCTGATGGAAGGGTTTTCAGCGACCTGGTGGGTATGAAAGAAAGCAACGTGACGGCTTACCAGTCCGAACTTTCGGTGCTTAAGGACAAACTATCCCTTGCAGATATTGAGACCTTCAATCTGGATGATTTTTATGGCGAGCTTAGCTTCAATCAAATGCGTGATGAGCTGATGAAGCGCTATGGCAGTTCCTTGGATTTCTTAAAGCACAAAGTTCGCAATGGTGCCGGGGATCAGGCGACCGCCGACGAACAAGATGCCCATCGTATGTATTGCGGAATCACGCGCTTTCTGTTCGAGGATTCTTTGCACTCGGGGCAGACCAAAAGCCGTTCTGCGATTCAGAAAGAATCCCGTTTGAAGTCCTATGAAGTCATTCGCCGAAGCAACGCCTGGAGCGATCTGATCGCCGAGCGCTTTCCTGAAGCCGTCAGGCTGTCCATTCACCCACAAACCTGCGGGGCTGCGAAGCTGGGTATCCGCCTGGTTGGAAATGAAAGTTGGATGACACCATGGCATGGAGTGGCTGTTGAAACCAAGAACGGCCCCGTTCTGCTGAAACGTTCTGAAGCCGAAGCACTGGGGGCCGAGTTGATTTATTCATCGGACGGACGCCCCAGCCACTACAAAATGGGAGGTGTCCTGTGA
- a CDS encoding formylglycine-generating enzyme family protein: MSNAEVLIRPEQEKGPSAPFPDMIWIPGGMFTMGSDNHYAEEAPAHRVKVDGFWMDRHPVTNRDFLAFVQATGYRTFCEKEPDLNLYPGASESMKDPASVVFVKPASPVDLRNPYLWWQFIPGANWRSPQGPGSSIESRMDHPVVHVSWQDVQAYAKWIGKKLPTEAEWEFAARGGHEGREFAWGEELEPEGRHQANIWQGEFPWQNHSGDGFEGTSPVTAFPPNDYGLFDMIGNVWEWTVDWYSPRHPDEKLKACCIPKNPRGGAEADSFDPRQALKIPRKVMKGGSHLCAPNYCKRYRPSARMAQPVDTSTSHLGFRCVVRGERS, encoded by the coding sequence GTGAGCAACGCAGAAGTACTCATTAGACCTGAGCAGGAAAAGGGGCCCTCGGCCCCTTTTCCTGATATGATCTGGATCCCCGGTGGTATGTTCACCATGGGCTCCGATAATCATTATGCAGAAGAAGCACCGGCCCACCGGGTGAAAGTCGATGGTTTCTGGATGGACCGCCATCCCGTGACCAACCGGGATTTTTTGGCCTTTGTTCAGGCCACGGGCTATCGTACATTTTGTGAAAAAGAACCCGATCTAAACCTGTATCCGGGCGCTTCTGAATCCATGAAAGATCCCGCGTCGGTGGTGTTTGTTAAGCCAGCTTCACCTGTGGATCTGCGAAATCCGTATTTATGGTGGCAATTTATTCCCGGGGCGAACTGGCGCTCTCCGCAAGGCCCTGGCAGTTCTATTGAAAGCCGGATGGATCATCCGGTGGTGCACGTATCGTGGCAGGATGTTCAAGCCTATGCCAAGTGGATCGGCAAAAAGCTGCCGACCGAAGCTGAATGGGAATTTGCAGCGCGCGGGGGGCATGAGGGGCGCGAGTTTGCGTGGGGTGAAGAGCTTGAACCCGAAGGCCGTCATCAGGCCAACATCTGGCAAGGGGAATTTCCCTGGCAGAATCACAGCGGCGATGGTTTCGAGGGGACTTCCCCGGTCACAGCCTTTCCGCCGAATGACTACGGATTGTTTGATATGATCGGCAATGTCTGGGAATGGACGGTGGATTGGTACAGCCCGCGGCATCCCGATGAAAAACTGAAAGCCTGCTGCATTCCGAAAAATCCCCGCGGAGGGGCCGAGGCAGACAGCTTTGATCCTCGTCAGGCTTTAAAGATCCCCCGTAAGGTGATGAAAGGGGGATCGCACCTGTGTGCCCCCAATTATTGCAAACGCTATCGGCCCTCGGCCCGCATGGCTCAACCCGTGGACACTTCGACATCTCATCTGGGCTTTCGCTGTGTTGTTCGAGGAGAACGAAGTTAA
- a CDS encoding LysR family transcriptional regulator, with product MSLMMDDIKYFVTVCETLNVTRASEIIGISQPALSYSIKRLETELGGNLLIRLKNGIQLTKLGEEFKQRSRRLLYEWEQAQNLANPDSGLIQGSYTIAVHPSVALYTLAAFMPTLQSDFAGLDFNFIHGLSREMTEKVISWEADFGIVVNPIKHPDLVIHKLCTDEVTIFHTKNAQDKLIYDQNLAQSQYILKKISKRTSFNGVLSSGNLEVVAKLTSLGFGYGLLPTRVAAQYKQLEKLKEAPVFKDEICLVYRPEKHNNTVSKRIIQTIKSSNF from the coding sequence ATGTCTTTAATGATGGATGACATAAAATACTTTGTAACTGTCTGCGAAACCCTGAATGTCACCCGGGCTTCGGAAATCATTGGCATTTCCCAGCCGGCCCTGAGCTATTCCATCAAACGACTGGAAACTGAACTGGGCGGAAATCTGCTGATCCGGCTTAAAAACGGCATTCAGCTGACCAAGCTGGGGGAAGAATTCAAACAGCGCTCTCGCCGTTTGCTTTATGAATGGGAGCAGGCCCAGAATCTGGCAAATCCTGATTCGGGTCTTATTCAGGGAAGTTATACCATTGCGGTTCACCCCTCGGTCGCGCTTTATACCCTAGCGGCGTTCATGCCGACTTTGCAGTCCGATTTTGCGGGCCTTGATTTCAATTTTATTCATGGTCTTTCCAGGGAAATGACTGAAAAGGTCATCAGTTGGGAAGCGGATTTCGGCATTGTCGTGAATCCCATCAAGCACCCGGATCTTGTTATTCACAAGCTGTGCACAGATGAGGTCACGATCTTCCACACCAAAAACGCCCAGGACAAATTGATTTATGATCAGAACCTGGCCCAGTCCCAATACATTCTGAAAAAGATCAGCAAAAGGACCAGCTTCAATGGCGTGCTAAGTTCAGGCAACCTTGAGGTCGTGGCGAAACTGACGTCTTTGGGGTTTGGGTACGGTCTTTTGCCGACAAGAGTCGCCGCCCAATACAAGCAGCTTGAAAAATTAAAAGAAGCCCCGGTGTTCAAAGACGAAATCTGTCTGGTGTACCGTCCCGAAAAGCACAACAACACCGTCAGCAAAAGAATCATTCAGACGATCAAGTCATCGAATTTTTAA
- a CDS encoding YidH family protein, whose product MEPERSSNEMSQERTNLSEHRTDLSEHRTGLSEHRTELSEHRTDLSEHRTELSEGRSDLSAVRSHLANERTHLAYMRTGISLVSLGITMNRFSWFLMENKAISRHGGRPFLDDAKNTGLGMVILGSAMLIWSLYRYSHTAKQIDAHHYLPAHRSVRAFTLALILIGIVSVLWMIVG is encoded by the coding sequence ATGGAGCCTGAACGTTCATCAAATGAGATGTCGCAGGAAAGAACAAATCTTTCAGAACATAGAACCGATCTGTCGGAACATCGCACCGGACTTTCTGAGCATCGAACAGAATTATCCGAACACAGAACTGACCTGTCCGAGCATAGAACCGAGTTGTCGGAAGGTCGCAGTGATCTGTCGGCAGTACGCAGTCATTTGGCGAATGAGCGCACACATTTAGCTTACATGCGCACTGGAATTTCTTTGGTCAGCTTGGGAATCACCATGAACCGATTCAGCTGGTTTTTGATGGAAAACAAAGCGATCTCCCGGCACGGGGGGCGTCCTTTTTTGGATGACGCCAAAAATACGGGTCTGGGAATGGTGATTCTGGGCAGCGCCATGCTGATATGGTCGCTGTATCGTTATTCGCACACGGCCAAGCAAATCGATGCGCATCACTATTTGCCGGCGCATCGGTCGGTGCGCGCCTTCACGCTGGCTTTGATACTAATTGGTATTGTGTCTGTATTATGGATGATTGTGGGGTAA